The nucleotide sequence GCGGATCGGTGGTCGTGGAGGTCATCTTCGCCATCCCCGGAATGGGACGGCTCGTCTACAACGCCGTGGTCAACCACGACATCCCGCTGATCCAGGGCGGGATCCTGAGCATCGTGGCGCTGGCGGTCCTCATCACCACCGCCACCGACTTTCTCTACGCACTGATCAACCCGGCCGTGAGGGTACGCGATGGCGCTGTCTAGCTCTCTTCCGCGCAGTCCGGTCGCCCGCACCGTGACCCGGCGCCTCGCGCGCTGGACCGCCACCTCCCTGCGCGCCTTCTCCGGCCGGCACTGGACGTTGCGCGCCGGCGCCCTCGTCCTGGCCCTGGTGCTGGTGACCCTGCTGCTCACGCCATGGATCGCCCCCTTCGACCCGGCGCATCAGGACCTCACCCGGCGGCTGGCCGGGCCCAGCGCCCAGCACTGGCTCGGCACCGACCAGCTGGGGCGGGACGTGCTCAGCCGGCTGATGTACGGCGGACGCTTCTCGGTCTCCATCGCGGCGGTCACCCTGCTGCTCTCCGCCGTCGCGGGCACGGTGATCGGGGCCTTCAGCGCACGGCGCGGCGGGCTCCTGGACGAGGTGGTCATGCGCACCACCGATCTGCTGATCGCCATCCCCGACGTGGTCGTGGCGCTGTTCCTCATCGCGTCCTTCGGCACCGGCTACGGCATGCTGATCGCGGCCCTGACGATCGTGGGCTGGACCCCCTTCGCCCGGCTGATGCGCGGCCTCGCCCTGGAGATCAACAGCCGGGAGTACATCGAGGCCGCGGAGGCACTCGGCTGCTCCAAGACCTTCATCGTCTTCCGCCACGTCATCCCCAACGCACTGCGGCCCATGCTCTCCCTGGGCTTCCTGCGGTTCGGGCACAAGCTCATCACCGTAGGAGGACTGTCCTACCTGGGGCTGGGCGTCCAGCCGCCCGACTCCGACTGGGGCGCCATGCTGCTGGACGCCCAGCCCTATATGCAGCGCGTCCCGCTGCTCGTGCTCGCGCCCGGCGCCGCGATCTTCCTTACCGCGCTGAGCGTCACCCTGATCGGCCATGGCATGGAACTCAAACGCGAGAGGAGGACGGATGCCTCATGACGCCGCGTCGGCGGCACTGTCATCGGCCCAGGTCAGCCGCCGTACCCTCGCCGCACAGGTGGTGGAGCGGATCCGGTCCGAACTCCTCACCGGCGCCTTCCCGCCCGGCTCCCAGCTCGGCGAGGCCGAACTCGCCGAATCCCTGGGGGTCAGTCGCGGCCCGGTGCGCGAAGCCCTCGCCCGGCTGGTCCACGAAGGACTGCTGCTGAGCGTTCCCCACCGCGGGGTCTTCGTACCGCTGCTCGGCGAGGCCGACGTCCTCGACATCTACTACGCCAGGGAAGCGCTCGAGGCCGCCGCCGTCCGCCGCGTCATCACCTCGCCCACACCGCCCGGCCTGCTGCCCGCCCTCGACGAGACGGTGGACGAGCTGGCCCGTGCCTCCCGGGTGGGCGACTGGTCGAAGGTGGCCGACCTCGATGTGCGGTTCCACTCCCTGGTGATCGAGGCGGCCGGCAGTCCACGCCTCCGCCGCATGTTCGACACCGTAATCGCCGAAACCCGGCTGTGCCTCAACCTCCAAGCCGATGCCGACCCCGCACGGCTCGACCTCCTGGACGAACACCGGGAACTGGCCCGATTGATCGCGGGCGACGATGTCGACGCGGCGCTGGCCACCCTCACCCAGCACTTCGAAGAAGCCACCGTGACCGTGCGGAAGCGCCTGCGCGCGGTCCGCCGCTGAAGGGAACCGGAACATGCGTCTGCGCCACCGTCCGCCTCCGGGCCCCGGCACCATCCTCGACACCGCGCTCGACGTCCGGGGTCTGCGGGTGGAGTTCGCCGGGACCGACACCGCCTCGGCCACGCCTGCCGTCGACGGACTCGATCTGACCGTCCGGCGTGGCGAGATCGTCGCCCTGGTCGGAGAGTCCGGCTCCGGCAAGACCCTCACGGCGCTCAGTGTCATGGGGTTGCTTCCGCCCGGTGCCCGGATCACCGGCGGCCACATCACCCTCGGCGAGGACGACCTGGCCTCCCTGCCGCGAAAACGCATGGACCGCATCCGCGGGCACCGGATGGCGATGCTCTTCCAGCAGCCCAAGGCCATGCTGGATCCCACGGCCACTGTGCGCAGCCAAGTGGCCGAACCCCTGTGGCTGCATCAGGGCCTCAGCCGCCACCAGGCGCGGACGCGGGTCGTGGAACTCCTGCGCGACGTCGGCATCCCCGAACCCGAGCGCCGGGCCTCGGCCTACGCCCATCAGCTCTCCGGGGGCATGGCGCAGCGCGTGATGATCGCGGCCGCCCTGGCCGGGGAGCCAGGACTGCTGATCGCCGATGAGCCGACGACCGCGCTCGACGCCACCGTCCAGGCCCAGATCCTGCGGCTGCTCCGCCACAAGCAGCGGGAATCCGGCATGTCCGTGCTGCTCATCACGCACGACCTCACCATCGTCACCTCGATCGCCGATCGTGTCGCCGTCATGTATGCCGGACGTGTGGTGGAGGAGGGTTCCGTGCGCGAGGTCTTCGACGCGCCCGAGCACCCGTACACCCGCGCCCTGCTGAAGGCGTCGCTGCTGCAGTCGGAGGAGGGCAAGCTCTTCTCGATCCCCGGCAGCGCGGCTCAGTCCCGCGGCCTGGACCACGGGTGCCGGTTCCAGCCTCGATGTCCGCTCGCCCTGACCCTCGGCATCACCGGGGAGTGTTCGGGCGCCGAGCCTCCTCTGCACACCTGCGGCGGTGAACACCGCTGCCGGTGCTGGGCGTCCAAGCCCGGTACCGAGCGCGTCGGCGAGGCGGTGGGCGTATGAGGGCGCCAGCGGCGGATCGCACGCCCCCTCCCACGGCGCGGCGGCCACTGGTCGTCGTCGAGGACCTGGTCAAGCACTTCCCGCTGAAGGGCCGGGCGTTCGGAGGCAAGCAGCACGTCCACTCCGTCGACCACGTCTCGTTCACCATCGCTCCCGGCGAAGTACTCGGTCTGGTGGGGGAATCGGGCTGCGGAAAGAGCACACTCGCCAGGGCCATGCTCGGGCTGACCCCGGTCGACTCCGGACGCGTGCTGTTCGACGGGGCCGACGTGTCCCGGACCAAGGGCCGTGAGCGAAGAGCCCTGCGCCGTTCGATGCAGTTGGTCTTCCAGGACCCGTTCGCCGCGCTGGACCCTCGGATGCGCCTGGAGACGAGCCTCGACGCACCACTGGCCCAACATGGTCTCGGCAGCCGGGAGGAGCGTCACCAGCGCATCCTCGAAGTGCTCGGTCATGTGGGGCTCGACGCGTCGTTCCTCGGCAGGCGCCCCGGCGAATGCTCCGGCGGCCAGCTCCAGCGGATCGTCGTGGCCCGCGCACTGCTGCTCCGCCCGCGCCTGCTGATCTGCGACGAACCCACCTCCGCCCTCGATGCCTCGGTCCGCGCCCAGATCCTCAACCTGCTGATCGAGCTCAAGGACGAGCTGGACCTCACGCTGCTGATGATCTCTCACGACCTGCGCGTCGTACGCCACATCTGCGACCGGGTGGCGGTCATGTATCTCGGCGAGATCCTGGAAGTGGCCTTCCGCGAGGACCTGTTCGAGCGCCCCGCCCACCCCTACACCCAGGCGCTGCTGACCGCCTCGCTCCCCGAGGAGTCCGGCGCGGAAGCGGACTTCGGCGCCCTGCGCGGTGAGCCGCCCAGCCCGGTGAACCCGCCCTCGGGATGCCGCTTCCACCCACGCTGCCCCAAGGCCCGCGACCGGTGCCGCACCGAGGCTCCGGCGCTGAGCACCGGGCCTCAGGGGCGCGTCGTCTCATGCCACTACCCGAGCGCCTGACGCACCGGACAGACGAAGAGAGCGAGC is from Streptomyces hygroscopicus and encodes:
- a CDS encoding transcriptional regulator, encoding MPHDAASAALSSAQVSRRTLAAQVVERIRSELLTGAFPPGSQLGEAELAESLGVSRGPVREALARLVHEGLLLSVPHRGVFVPLLGEADVLDIYYAREALEAAAVRRVITSPTPPGLLPALDETVDELARASRVGDWSKVADLDVRFHSLVIEAAGSPRLRRMFDTVIAETRLCLNLQADADPARLDLLDEHRELARLIAGDDVDAALATLTQHFEEATVTVRKRLRAVRR
- a CDS encoding peptide ABC transporter ATP-binding protein produces the protein MRLRHRPPPGPGTILDTALDVRGLRVEFAGTDTASATPAVDGLDLTVRRGEIVALVGESGSGKTLTALSVMGLLPPGARITGGHITLGEDDLASLPRKRMDRIRGHRMAMLFQQPKAMLDPTATVRSQVAEPLWLHQGLSRHQARTRVVELLRDVGIPEPERRASAYAHQLSGGMAQRVMIAAALAGEPGLLIADEPTTALDATVQAQILRLLRHKQRESGMSVLLITHDLTIVTSIADRVAVMYAGRVVEEGSVREVFDAPEHPYTRALLKASLLQSEEGKLFSIPGSAAQSRGLDHGCRFQPRCPLALTLGITGECSGAEPPLHTCGGEHRCRCWASKPGTERVGEAVGV
- a CDS encoding peptide ABC transporter ATP-binding protein yields the protein MRAPAADRTPPPTARRPLVVVEDLVKHFPLKGRAFGGKQHVHSVDHVSFTIAPGEVLGLVGESGCGKSTLARAMLGLTPVDSGRVLFDGADVSRTKGRERRALRRSMQLVFQDPFAALDPRMRLETSLDAPLAQHGLGSREERHQRILEVLGHVGLDASFLGRRPGECSGGQLQRIVVARALLLRPRLLICDEPTSALDASVRAQILNLLIELKDELDLTLLMISHDLRVVRHICDRVAVMYLGEILEVAFREDLFERPAHPYTQALLTASLPEESGAEADFGALRGEPPSPVNPPSGCRFHPRCPKARDRCRTEAPALSTGPQGRVVSCHYPSA
- a CDS encoding ABC transporter permease, whose translation is MALSSSLPRSPVARTVTRRLARWTATSLRAFSGRHWTLRAGALVLALVLVTLLLTPWIAPFDPAHQDLTRRLAGPSAQHWLGTDQLGRDVLSRLMYGGRFSVSIAAVTLLLSAVAGTVIGAFSARRGGLLDEVVMRTTDLLIAIPDVVVALFLIASFGTGYGMLIAALTIVGWTPFARLMRGLALEINSREYIEAAEALGCSKTFIVFRHVIPNALRPMLSLGFLRFGHKLITVGGLSYLGLGVQPPDSDWGAMLLDAQPYMQRVPLLVLAPGAAIFLTALSVTLIGHGMELKRERRTDAS